Proteins from a genomic interval of Sphingobacterium sp. SYP-B4668:
- the creD gene encoding cell envelope integrity protein CreD → MKTKEKTLFEKLAQSVVVKLMLILFLILFMLIPMHWVSELIDERKYREQEVHSEIALKWGKQQVVGTPVLAIPYSKIVDEVTVQANTKISTKVKTTEWVFVLPNQIKIDSKVTPESLKRGIYDVVVYNTKLKMSGDFDQVDLAKLGVNVADIMWDQSKIIFGVEDFKGLKSAPNLSWGDQSLHLETDFNNLKLFPQTLTAPVNIKSLIDTKQKFEIQFNLKGSKSLNFLPLAAQTQISVTGDWSNPSFDGAFLPENRNVSTNSFSAQWSIPSFSRKLPQAWTGNAASLYLFDTNASSDFTNTTAYPEPASTSSDRNQILTNDDMVSINFLPEVNNYQKTTRVAKYGLLVILLTFTALLFTEIIKKQRIHIIQYILIGAAMVLFYSLLLAFSEQIGFNWAYIIAGAATVSLIATFIKGIVKQTKTALVFAAILSTFYAFIFVLMQLRDLSLIVGTIGIFIILAVLMRFSTKINWYQFDNK, encoded by the coding sequence ATGAAAACTAAAGAAAAAACACTTTTTGAAAAACTAGCACAATCAGTCGTCGTGAAGCTAATGCTCATCTTATTCCTCATCCTATTTATGCTGATTCCGATGCATTGGGTCAGTGAGCTTATTGATGAAAGAAAGTACAGAGAGCAGGAAGTCCATAGCGAGATTGCGTTAAAATGGGGGAAGCAGCAGGTTGTTGGCACACCCGTACTAGCTATTCCTTACAGCAAAATCGTGGATGAAGTGACTGTCCAAGCCAACACCAAAATTAGTACAAAAGTCAAGACCACTGAGTGGGTCTTTGTACTTCCCAACCAAATCAAAATAGACAGCAAGGTGACACCAGAGTCGTTAAAGAGAGGAATATATGATGTCGTGGTATACAATACCAAATTAAAGATGTCAGGTGATTTCGACCAAGTAGATTTGGCCAAATTAGGTGTAAATGTAGCGGACATCATGTGGGATCAATCGAAAATTATTTTTGGTGTAGAAGATTTTAAGGGCCTAAAGTCCGCACCCAACCTGTCGTGGGGAGACCAAAGCCTACATCTAGAGACAGATTTCAACAATCTAAAACTATTTCCTCAGACATTGACTGCACCCGTAAATATTAAAAGCTTAATCGATACAAAACAGAAATTCGAAATACAATTTAACTTAAAAGGATCTAAATCTTTAAACTTCCTACCTTTGGCGGCGCAAACACAGATTTCGGTAACCGGAGACTGGTCAAACCCTAGTTTCGATGGTGCCTTCCTACCTGAAAACAGGAATGTATCTACCAATAGCTTCTCCGCACAATGGAGCATCCCGAGTTTCAGTCGTAAACTGCCACAAGCATGGACTGGGAATGCCGCAAGCCTCTATCTATTCGATACCAATGCCTCATCTGACTTTACCAATACGACAGCGTACCCCGAACCGGCATCTACGTCATCGGATCGCAATCAAATCTTAACCAATGATGATATGGTGTCAATCAACTTCTTACCCGAGGTCAATAACTATCAAAAGACCACTAGGGTCGCGAAATACGGATTGTTAGTGATACTGCTTACATTCACAGCTTTACTCTTCACCGAAATCATCAAAAAGCAACGAATCCATATCATACAATACATTTTGATTGGCGCGGCTATGGTTCTTTTCTATTCTTTATTACTAGCTTTCAGCGAGCAAATCGGATTTAATTGGGCGTATATCATAGCTGGTGCGGCTACCGTCTCTTTGATTGCCACATTTATAAAAGGCATTGTCAAACAAACCAAAACCGCGTTGGTATTTGCGGCCATCCTTTCTACATTCTATGCCTTTATATTTGTACTTATGCAACTCCGTGATCTTTCACTAATTGTTGGCACAATTGGCATATTCATCATCCTAGCGGTATTAATGCGCTTCTCTACGAAAATCAATTGGTATCAATTTGACAATAAATAA
- a CDS encoding MlaD family protein, whose product MKIANETKVGALTVVAIALLFIGYSFLKGNDVFSSENSFYTVYGNVDGLAVSKPVTVNGYQIGRVSKMTLMTDGQIRTEFKIKKEYEIPSNTVARIMSADLLGSKIIVFDLGNSTTMAKDGDPLTSDVQQNLMEKVEPLQKKVENIASRLDSVLFAVNSILNKDFQKDLQKSMHSVSVSMKNIEGITGEVNNLLGTERVRLSRIMANLESITTNFKTNGKKLDQVMNNLDAMSDQLAKTEFKATVDNANKAMQDVQSITDKINSGKGSIGLLINDDELYNNLNNASRDLDHLIKDVKERPSRYIRLSIFGKKDTK is encoded by the coding sequence TTGAAAATAGCGAATGAAACCAAGGTAGGGGCATTGACCGTCGTTGCCATAGCATTATTATTTATAGGCTACAGTTTTTTAAAGGGAAATGATGTCTTTAGCAGCGAAAATTCTTTTTATACCGTTTATGGAAACGTTGACGGATTGGCCGTGTCTAAACCTGTGACGGTCAATGGATACCAAATAGGTCGAGTCTCCAAAATGACCTTGATGACAGATGGTCAAATCAGGACTGAATTTAAAATTAAAAAAGAATATGAAATCCCCTCGAATACCGTCGCTCGTATTATGAGCGCGGATTTATTGGGAAGTAAGATTATTGTTTTTGATTTAGGTAATAGTACGACGATGGCCAAAGATGGAGATCCTCTCACATCTGATGTTCAACAAAATCTCATGGAGAAGGTAGAACCACTTCAAAAGAAAGTTGAAAATATAGCATCACGCCTTGATTCTGTATTGTTTGCCGTAAATTCAATTTTAAACAAAGACTTTCAAAAGGATCTTCAAAAGAGTATGCACAGTGTGTCAGTATCCATGAAGAATATAGAAGGTATTACAGGGGAAGTCAATAATCTCCTCGGTACCGAGCGTGTACGATTGAGTCGTATCATGGCCAATCTGGAATCCATAACGACCAACTTTAAGACCAATGGTAAGAAGCTCGATCAGGTTATGAACAATCTCGATGCTATGTCTGACCAGCTGGCTAAAACGGAGTTTAAAGCAACTGTTGACAACGCGAATAAAGCCATGCAAGATGTGCAATCCATTACAGATAAAATTAATTCAGGAAAAGGGTCAATTGGTTTATTGATCAATGATGATGAACTCTATAATAATCTTAACAACGCTTCCCGTGATTTGGATCATTTGATTAAGGATGTAAAAGAAAGACCAAGTCGATACATTCGGCTGTCGATTTTTGGCAAGAAAGACACCAAATAG
- a CDS encoding winged helix-turn-helix domain-containing protein, with the protein MKINLDQYDKIFENKVRLQIMSVLVANDEYDFISLKTLLDITDGNLASNLKSLEKEGYIEILKTFIDRKPNTRYRKTEKGKVAFLNHLTALENLIKKRYT; encoded by the coding sequence GTGAAGATTAATTTAGATCAATACGACAAGATATTTGAGAATAAAGTTCGCCTACAGATCATGAGTGTGCTGGTCGCGAACGATGAATACGATTTCATCTCGTTGAAGACGCTTTTGGATATCACAGATGGAAATCTGGCCTCCAACTTAAAGTCGCTCGAAAAGGAGGGTTACATCGAAATTTTAAAAACATTCATCGATAGAAAACCGAATACGCGCTATCGAAAAACAGAGAAAGGAAAAGTTGCCTTCTTGAATCACCTCACAGCGTTAGAAAATTTAATTAAAAAACGGTACACATAA
- a CDS encoding translocation/assembly module TamB domain-containing protein, which translates to MFSLQYKPIQTYFAQKTADYLSKELHADISIESLYFKPFSSLVLQNLKIDDKNGNNIFFSEKMEADINLSQWRKNKIIVNKLYSKDTRVDFQIFKDSTNFTFLIDYFAPNKKVPKKNTSSTLALVLNEIVLENNRIKIVNNTKKHTQQGVDFGNLEISKLSGKIDHIQIDSSQSISAHITKLAFSEKSGLQLKELSTEAFYSNRRMEFNKLKLITNRSRVTDYLKFEYDSLADFTAFMDKVKVKAALKNSFVSSRDIEYFATDMKFVKFDVLIPSAQLSGTVANASARNTTMRLGKDTELEGDFTIRGLPRIAETIFDINVKTLKSNAQDLEDIIPKLGNMKSFALPKIVHQLKNIHYKGLFKGFYNDFKATGSLETALGNIQTETSINLKKELTYKGHVRSNHFAIHEIAKVKNLGHTGLSLTFDGKGTKLESLDLQVKGRFNSVEFKGYQYEKLDIDAQINDRFLHVSGLLDDRNAKLDFHTDMDWKRSTPSYLLEADIENADLYALNLFKKDTITIHKTTLSTNIQGDNINNIIGNLAAKNIHFTSSKGTFVIDFLDFNAEGNEAERHLILNSDILEGNLKGQIDLTTIVPYFKSLAMRYAPAIGIEIQPYNKQEFDLFLNIKSFAPIASFLDPNLTLEDGATLNANFSSEKYTAQFQAYSPTIKYSGIKVTNLIIEENANQESLALMVTADKLNLSDSLYIDNINLTNILSNDSLHFNIKLSEQARPNFMDLNGNILFAHNKPAYIHFFPSTLQINHEEWNINQDALARISKGKLYFDNLKLSQGEQEVIVDGVMSDQDDRIKFAFNNFGLSSLDGFTKPLGIRMQGKVNGNVQLNSLFKKPYLNADLQTTPIIYNGLPIGQLALQAAYDPDERLVNMDLKLADGDRKGLTLAGTYNISDDRKNEIDLVGKLVNTDLIILQPFLRNLVSDLRGTVSGDVTILGSATRPEINAVTRFKEASFTVNYLQTPYRIADDILQLSKNNIILNNFKIFDPNNHVATANGYVNLNRLSDPHIDIDIDARNFLALNTTYKDNNLYFGKAYATGEFKFKGPTSAMNIDIRAKSNENTTFTIPFNSAMTVTESDFIYFISPDSAENKKKDNRKTFQGLSMNMDLNITPDAEVNLQTDLGSLKGRGTGALNLKISSLGDFEMFGDYVTSSGKFNFTAQDFINKIFDIKEGGTIRWAGNPSDAVINLSAMYEQRTSVAPLYNAAGRSGNDQRVLAQADMVLKGNLTKPDISFALNFPQDPYIKDELQSYLSDANNVNQQAMSLIMRRSFSPGSSSEFGKEVNSTLLSAGTELAFNQLNTIISQSLNINFFDLNIRSLNDASASLRFFDDRLIITGGVTDRRNLQLNDLNVFSDEVATDAELSYRLRKDGSLILRGSNRLNTRNFLLLGMDNDYVSAVGLVYRQEFNSFSEFFKRMLFWRRLEDEINPQKKQIAPKSK; encoded by the coding sequence GTGTTTTCCCTGCAGTACAAACCTATACAAACCTACTTCGCACAAAAAACAGCGGACTATTTATCCAAAGAACTTCACGCAGACATTTCAATTGAGTCGCTCTATTTCAAACCATTTTCATCACTGGTCCTCCAAAATTTAAAAATTGACGACAAGAACGGGAACAACATTTTCTTCTCTGAAAAGATGGAGGCCGATATCAACCTAAGCCAATGGAGAAAAAACAAGATTATTGTCAATAAACTATATTCAAAAGATACGAGAGTAGATTTCCAAATCTTCAAAGACAGCACTAATTTTACCTTTTTAATTGACTATTTTGCCCCGAATAAGAAGGTCCCCAAAAAAAACACCTCTTCTACACTTGCGCTAGTCTTGAATGAAATCGTCCTTGAAAACAATCGCATCAAAATTGTCAACAACACTAAAAAGCATACTCAGCAAGGAGTCGACTTTGGCAACTTAGAAATTAGCAAATTGTCAGGTAAAATCGACCACATTCAAATTGATAGCTCTCAATCCATATCGGCACATATCACAAAGCTCGCCTTTTCTGAAAAATCGGGATTACAACTAAAAGAACTGTCTACAGAAGCTTTTTACAGCAATAGACGAATGGAGTTTAACAAACTCAAACTCATCACCAATCGGTCACGAGTCACGGACTATTTAAAGTTTGAATATGACAGTCTTGCTGACTTCACCGCATTCATGGATAAAGTGAAGGTCAAGGCTGCTCTCAAAAACTCCTTCGTATCATCCCGAGACATCGAATATTTTGCAACGGACATGAAGTTCGTTAAGTTTGATGTATTGATCCCTTCCGCGCAACTATCTGGAACCGTCGCCAACGCATCTGCCCGAAATACAACTATGCGGTTAGGAAAGGATACCGAACTCGAAGGAGATTTTACAATCAGAGGGTTGCCACGCATAGCCGAGACCATCTTCGATATCAATGTAAAAACCCTGAAAAGCAACGCCCAAGATCTGGAAGACATTATCCCTAAATTGGGCAACATGAAGTCTTTCGCCCTTCCAAAAATCGTACACCAGCTGAAAAACATCCATTACAAGGGACTCTTTAAGGGATTTTATAACGATTTCAAGGCGACAGGCAGTTTGGAGACTGCTCTCGGTAATATCCAGACAGAGACTAGTATCAATTTGAAGAAAGAACTCACTTACAAGGGGCACGTTCGATCCAATCATTTTGCCATCCATGAAATTGCTAAGGTCAAAAATCTTGGCCACACTGGTCTCTCCCTTACATTTGATGGAAAGGGCACCAAACTTGAAAGTCTTGACCTACAAGTGAAAGGTCGATTTAACTCCGTAGAATTCAAGGGATACCAGTATGAGAAATTGGACATTGATGCGCAAATAAACGATCGCTTTCTGCATGTATCGGGATTGCTGGATGATAGAAATGCAAAGCTCGACTTCCATACCGATATGGACTGGAAAAGGAGCACGCCCTCCTATCTACTTGAAGCCGATATCGAAAACGCCGATTTGTATGCCCTAAATCTATTCAAAAAGGATACAATAACGATTCACAAAACCACACTTTCCACAAATATACAAGGAGACAACATCAATAATATTATCGGAAACCTCGCGGCTAAAAACATACATTTCACATCCTCTAAGGGCACTTTTGTTATTGATTTCCTAGATTTTAATGCAGAGGGAAATGAGGCCGAACGCCATCTTATCCTTAATTCGGATATACTAGAAGGCAATCTAAAGGGTCAAATCGACCTAACTACAATTGTGCCCTATTTCAAATCCCTGGCAATGCGATATGCCCCTGCCATCGGAATCGAAATACAACCTTATAACAAGCAAGAGTTCGACCTCTTCCTGAATATCAAATCCTTTGCTCCAATAGCGTCCTTTTTAGACCCTAATCTGACCTTGGAAGATGGCGCGACGCTTAATGCCAACTTCTCGTCTGAAAAATATACAGCTCAATTTCAAGCCTACAGTCCTACCATTAAATACAGTGGCATCAAAGTCACCAATCTAATTATCGAAGAGAATGCCAATCAAGAGTCCCTTGCCCTTATGGTCACAGCGGACAAGCTAAATCTCTCGGACAGTTTATATATTGATAACATCAACCTTACCAATATTCTTTCCAATGATAGTTTACACTTTAACATCAAACTATCCGAGCAAGCCCGTCCCAATTTCATGGATTTAAATGGAAACATATTATTTGCGCATAACAAACCTGCGTACATCCATTTCTTCCCCTCTACGCTCCAAATTAACCACGAAGAATGGAATATCAATCAGGACGCGCTTGCCCGCATTTCAAAAGGCAAGCTTTATTTCGACAATCTAAAATTAAGTCAGGGGGAACAGGAAGTTATTGTTGATGGCGTCATGTCAGACCAGGACGACCGGATTAAGTTTGCATTCAACAATTTTGGTCTTTCTTCGTTGGATGGCTTTACAAAACCACTGGGTATTCGAATGCAAGGCAAAGTAAATGGTAATGTCCAACTTAATTCATTATTCAAGAAGCCCTATCTTAATGCCGATCTACAAACTACTCCAATCATATATAACGGGTTACCGATTGGTCAACTCGCCTTACAGGCGGCCTACGACCCTGATGAAAGACTCGTCAATATGGATCTAAAATTAGCCGATGGTGATCGCAAGGGCCTCACCCTCGCTGGTACATATAACATTAGTGATGACAGAAAAAATGAAATCGACTTAGTCGGCAAGCTCGTCAATACAGACCTAATCATCCTACAACCTTTTTTAAGAAATCTCGTGTCTGACCTTAGAGGTACCGTATCGGGAGATGTCACGATCCTAGGATCGGCCACAAGACCAGAAATCAACGCCGTCACCCGATTTAAAGAAGCCTCTTTTACCGTCAACTATCTACAAACACCCTATCGCATCGCAGATGACATCCTCCAACTGTCTAAGAATAATATTATCCTTAATAATTTCAAAATATTTGACCCCAATAATCATGTTGCAACAGCTAATGGTTATGTAAATCTCAATAGGCTTTCAGACCCTCATATCGACATTGATATCGATGCTCGAAATTTCCTGGCACTCAATACAACCTATAAAGACAATAATCTATATTTCGGAAAGGCTTATGCCACTGGTGAATTCAAGTTTAAAGGTCCTACATCAGCTATGAATATCGACATTCGTGCTAAATCCAATGAAAACACCACCTTCACTATACCATTCAACAGTGCCATGACGGTGACAGAAAGTGATTTTATCTACTTTATCAGCCCCGACTCAGCTGAAAACAAGAAAAAGGATAATCGTAAGACGTTTCAAGGACTCAGTATGAATATGGATCTGAATATCACGCCAGATGCAGAGGTAAACCTACAAACGGATTTAGGCTCACTTAAAGGTAGAGGTACTGGAGCATTAAACCTAAAGATCTCTAGTCTAGGCGATTTCGAAATGTTCGGAGACTACGTCACAAGTTCTGGCAAATTCAATTTCACAGCACAGGATTTCATAAATAAAATATTTGACATAAAAGAAGGTGGCACAATTCGTTGGGCAGGAAATCCTAGTGACGCAGTTATCAACCTAAGTGCCATGTATGAACAACGCACATCGGTGGCTCCTCTCTACAATGCTGCAGGAAGATCGGGGAATGACCAACGGGTATTGGCACAGGCAGATATGGTCCTCAAAGGCAATCTGACAAAACCTGACATTAGCTTCGCCCTGAACTTTCCACAGGACCCATATATCAAAGACGAACTTCAAAGTTACCTAAGTGATGCCAACAATGTGAACCAACAGGCCATGAGCCTTATCATGCGTCGAAGTTTCTCTCCTGGGTCATCAAGCGAGTTTGGAAAAGAAGTTAATAGTACCTTACTCTCGGCAGGAACTGAACTGGCCTTTAATCAACTCAACACAATCATATCACAGTCCTTGAATATCAATTTCTTTGATTTGAACATCCGCTCTTTAAATGATGCATCAGCCTCGCTCCGCTTTTTTGACGATCGCTTGATTATTACGGGAGGAGTGACCGATCGCCGAAATCTACAACTCAATGACTTGAATGTCTTTTCGGACGAAGTTGCCACCGATGCCGAGTTATCTTATCGCCTCCGAAAAGATGGTAGTCTTATCTTAAGAGGTTCTAACCGGTTGAACACTCGCAATTTCCTCCTACTGGGCATGGACAATGACTATGTCAGCGCGGTGGGTCTAGTGTACAGGCAAGAATTCAATAGCTTCTCCGAGTTTTTTAAAAGGATGCTATTCTGGCGCAGGTTGGAAGACGAAATAAACCCGCAAAAGAAACAAATTGCCCCAAAATCCAAATAG
- the tig gene encoding trigger factor, producing the protein MKVSHNKIDDINASIIVDLAPEDYNPQVDKAIKEQAKKAKLPGFRPGMVPTGHIRRTYGKAILLEEVNKLVNDKIAEYISEQKLEVLGQPLPTEDEDKYNWDYKDTFSFTYEIGLAPEFETPFTKDTEFTEYDIKADAETLESRIKNLRRSYGKMTNPEVSEDGDVLYATLKQDGEEGIEKTTSIRTDLVEDAKIKKSLVGLKQDDTVKIDVKKAFKVDDLARILGITEAEVEAISPSKFELTVKNINRLEESDLNQEFFDKLFPAGEVTTEELFKEKVTEEVENLFKQNSAQKLRNDIYTFGMEKVDVKFPEAFLKRWLKATNPNISDEELEEGFADFINNLKWTIIENRIVTANNLEVKYDEVINLAKERIYAQIKMYNINEEPADEQLAQYAVQLLQDREQANRLFEEAKALKVFDYLKGLVKLKSKKIDYDKFEKLA; encoded by the coding sequence ATGAAAGTTTCTCACAACAAGATTGATGACATCAACGCAAGTATCATCGTTGACCTAGCACCAGAAGACTACAACCCTCAGGTTGATAAAGCAATAAAAGAGCAAGCTAAAAAAGCGAAGTTACCAGGATTCCGTCCAGGGATGGTTCCTACTGGTCATATCCGAAGAACTTATGGGAAGGCCATTTTATTGGAAGAAGTTAATAAACTTGTCAACGACAAAATTGCTGAGTACATTTCAGAACAAAAATTAGAAGTATTAGGTCAACCGCTTCCTACAGAAGATGAAGATAAGTATAATTGGGACTACAAAGATACATTTAGCTTCACCTACGAGATTGGTTTAGCTCCTGAATTCGAAACCCCGTTTACAAAAGATACTGAATTTACGGAATACGATATTAAAGCAGATGCAGAGACATTAGAGTCCCGTATCAAAAATCTTCGTCGTAGCTATGGTAAAATGACCAATCCGGAAGTATCAGAAGATGGTGACGTCTTGTACGCTACGTTAAAACAAGATGGAGAAGAGGGAATCGAAAAGACAACTTCAATCCGCACAGATCTTGTAGAAGATGCGAAGATTAAAAAATCTTTAGTGGGCTTAAAGCAAGACGATACTGTAAAAATAGACGTTAAGAAGGCTTTTAAGGTAGATGATTTAGCGCGTATCCTTGGGATTACGGAAGCTGAAGTTGAAGCTATCTCTCCTTCAAAATTCGAATTGACAGTGAAGAACATCAATCGTCTAGAGGAATCCGATCTTAATCAAGAGTTCTTTGATAAATTATTCCCTGCAGGTGAGGTTACCACTGAAGAATTATTCAAAGAAAAGGTAACGGAAGAAGTAGAGAATTTATTCAAACAAAATTCAGCTCAAAAACTTCGTAACGATATCTACACTTTCGGAATGGAAAAAGTAGACGTAAAATTCCCTGAAGCGTTCTTGAAAAGATGGTTGAAAGCAACTAATCCAAACATCTCTGATGAGGAATTGGAAGAAGGCTTTGCTGACTTTATCAATAATTTGAAATGGACAATCATTGAGAACCGTATTGTTACAGCTAATAATTTAGAGGTAAAATATGATGAGGTGATTAATCTTGCTAAGGAGCGTATTTACGCACAGATCAAAATGTATAACATCAACGAAGAACCTGCTGATGAGCAATTGGCTCAGTATGCAGTACAATTGTTGCAAGATAGAGAGCAAGCGAATCGTCTTTTTGAAGAAGCCAAAGCACTTAAAGTGTTCGACTACCTAAAAGGATTGGTAAAACTGAAATCTAAAAAAATAGATTACGATAAATTCGAAAAATTAGCATAA
- a CDS encoding S9 family peptidase → MKKEILAIAMVSISAFAVAQRAPEKMINKSLIDHRMANQSNSAPLSPEMLWKLGRVSAEGLTTDGKSLIYAVSQYDLESNASEKNLFTVPVAGGLPTPFSTAKGGESVVHIANNGDIIYLLKGQLWKRNINGNSAVQLTKGNTDLENVKLSPDGRFILFSQPVLIKKYHSPDRHPDLPKSDVYIYDNLDYRHWDTFNNGKFNHPFVASYSDGVIGQPIDLLQDEPFYSPQMPFGGAEDFAWSPDSKSVLYVAKKKFGTDYAISTNTDIYRYDLTSKQTVNLTEGMNGYDTSPTYSPNGSKLTWLSMKTDGYEADKNDIILFDKASAIRLNLTAHWDGTVNSFIWSTDNRRIYFTAPTKGTVQLFELTIPTNLKNKSLPTITQLSAGQFDITGIVGMIDNALVVTSTKLTHAPEVYRFDLSKKTLSPITKVNNDLYSGIYENEVISRVSKTSDGADLFSWVIYPPNFDATKKYPTILYCEGGPQSALTQFYSFRWNLQLIASQGYIVIAPNRRGMPGWGVKWNEDISKDWGGQPIRDYLAAIDDISKEHYVDTSRRAAIGASYGGYSVYMLAGVHENRFKSFIAHNGLFDMRSWYGTTEELFFANHDLGGPFWDKNNAKTYHEFNPIEYADKWHTPILIFQGGKDYRVPIGQGLAAFQLAQLKKIKSRLVYLPDENHWVLSGHNAQVWQREFFGWLKETL, encoded by the coding sequence ATGAAGAAAGAAATATTAGCCATCGCTATGGTTTCGATTTCAGCGTTCGCGGTAGCTCAACGGGCTCCCGAGAAAATGATAAACAAATCTTTAATCGATCATCGCATGGCGAATCAATCCAACTCGGCGCCACTTTCCCCCGAGATGCTGTGGAAACTAGGACGCGTGTCTGCAGAGGGGCTCACAACTGACGGCAAATCTTTAATCTACGCAGTTTCGCAATACGATTTGGAAAGCAACGCTTCCGAAAAAAATCTCTTTACCGTCCCTGTCGCTGGGGGCCTTCCTACCCCATTCTCTACAGCAAAAGGTGGTGAGTCAGTAGTACACATTGCCAACAACGGAGATATCATCTATTTACTGAAAGGACAACTATGGAAAAGAAACATTAACGGTAACTCAGCTGTACAATTGACAAAAGGAAACACTGACCTGGAAAATGTAAAATTGTCGCCCGACGGTAGGTTTATCCTTTTCAGTCAACCAGTTTTAATCAAAAAATACCACAGTCCTGACCGTCATCCTGACCTACCAAAATCCGACGTCTATATTTATGACAACTTGGACTACCGCCATTGGGATACTTTCAATAATGGGAAGTTCAACCATCCATTTGTAGCCTCTTATTCAGATGGCGTTATTGGACAACCTATTGATTTACTACAGGATGAACCATTCTATAGCCCGCAAATGCCATTTGGAGGAGCCGAGGACTTTGCCTGGTCCCCCGACAGCAAATCGGTCCTATACGTTGCTAAGAAGAAATTTGGGACAGACTATGCCATAAGTACCAATACCGATATTTATAGATACGACCTAACCAGCAAACAGACGGTCAATCTGACGGAGGGCATGAATGGCTACGACACCTCACCGACCTACAGTCCGAATGGCTCGAAACTAACTTGGCTAAGCATGAAGACAGATGGCTATGAGGCAGATAAAAACGACATTATCTTATTTGATAAAGCGAGTGCTATTCGCTTGAATCTCACTGCGCATTGGGATGGCACGGTCAACTCTTTTATTTGGAGCACGGACAATCGTCGAATCTACTTTACAGCTCCAACGAAAGGAACTGTGCAGCTTTTCGAGTTGACTATCCCTACAAACTTGAAAAACAAATCGCTTCCCACTATCACACAACTAAGCGCAGGTCAATTTGACATCACAGGGATTGTAGGAATGATCGACAATGCATTGGTCGTCACCTCTACTAAATTGACACACGCACCCGAGGTGTACCGCTTCGACCTCAGCAAAAAAACGTTAAGTCCCATCACCAAAGTAAATAATGATTTGTATAGTGGTATTTATGAAAATGAGGTGATATCCAGAGTCAGCAAAACCTCTGACGGAGCCGACCTCTTTTCTTGGGTAATCTATCCTCCAAATTTTGATGCGACAAAAAAGTACCCAACTATCTTGTATTGTGAAGGTGGGCCTCAGTCAGCATTGACTCAATTCTATTCGTTTCGCTGGAACTTACAATTAATTGCTTCACAAGGGTACATCGTCATCGCTCCCAATCGTCGGGGAATGCCTGGGTGGGGAGTTAAATGGAATGAAGATATCTCAAAGGATTGGGGTGGTCAGCCTATCCGGGATTACCTAGCAGCTATCGACGACATATCAAAAGAGCACTATGTGGATACAAGTAGAAGGGCAGCAATCGGGGCAAGCTATGGAGGCTACTCAGTCTACATGCTAGCGGGTGTACATGAGAATAGATTTAAATCCTTTATCGCTCACAATGGACTATTTGATATGCGTAGTTGGTACGGTACAACGGAAGAACTATTTTTTGCCAACCACGACCTGGGAGGTCCGTTTTGGGACAAGAATAATGCGAAAACCTATCATGAATTCAACCCAATTGAATATGCTGACAAATGGCATACTCCAATCCTTATCTTTCAAGGAGGAAAAGATTATCGTGTACCAATTGGACAGGGATTGGCAGCTTTTCAACTAGCTCAACTCAAAAAAATCAAAAGCAGACTGGTCTATCTGCCTGACGAAAATCATTGGGTTCTCTCCGGTCACAACGCTCAAGTATGGCAGAGGGAATTCTTTGGCTGGCTGAAGGAAACCTTATAA